A genome region from Geodermatophilus bullaregiensis includes the following:
- a CDS encoding serine/threonine-protein kinase — translation MTTTAPGRLVAARYRLLTQIGGGGQGSVWLGQDELLGRQVAVKQILLPSGNAPGLGDEQRQRALREGRIAARLSHPHAVTVYDVVLEGGTPYLVMEYLPSRSLSEVLQDEGSLRIDQVAQIGAQLADALAAVHAAGIVHRDVKPGNVLIGRGGRVEGLVKITDFGISHAAGDVTLTQTGQITGTPAFLAPEVAQGVEMSAASDVFSLGATLYTCLEGEPPFGMDVNALRLLHKVAGGEIRPPRRAGSLERPLMRMLHPDPAARPAMTDVRDELAKLAAGRDGDTTTVLLARTDLRPDAGRTRTAGLAAGAPTPLAGPAAGPAPAPPGPPAAEPRAATRTDLPGAPPPAGPPAAAAGATPDPTPGPAARSGPLVVPRRRRRPLALALLALVVLAVAGTLTWLGLRPDGGSAPQADAGVSSSAAPSSADDAAATEVAEPTPSSEPSPEPEAPVTPETAPETTSESPPPSTEATTAPPSDPATAARQTLEQYYALLPDDAAGAYALTGPTLRSRASLGYYEDFFGRWSEVNLLDVRNVSDQGDRITATTDVEFLDSGERLVETHAVTFVRGADGQLLIDLDVVA, via the coding sequence GTGACCACCACTGCGCCCGGCCGCCTCGTCGCGGCCCGCTACCGGCTGCTGACGCAGATCGGTGGCGGTGGCCAGGGCTCGGTCTGGCTGGGTCAGGACGAGCTGCTCGGCCGCCAGGTCGCGGTCAAGCAGATCCTGCTGCCGTCCGGCAACGCCCCGGGACTCGGTGACGAGCAGCGCCAGCGGGCCCTGCGCGAGGGCCGCATCGCCGCCCGGCTGAGCCACCCGCACGCCGTCACGGTCTACGACGTCGTCCTCGAGGGCGGGACGCCCTACCTCGTCATGGAGTACCTGCCCTCGCGCAGCCTGTCCGAGGTGCTCCAGGACGAGGGCTCGCTGCGGATCGACCAGGTGGCCCAGATCGGCGCGCAGCTGGCCGACGCGCTGGCCGCCGTGCACGCGGCGGGCATCGTGCACCGCGACGTCAAGCCGGGCAACGTGCTCATCGGCCGGGGCGGGCGGGTCGAGGGTCTGGTCAAGATCACCGACTTCGGCATCTCGCACGCGGCCGGGGACGTCACGCTGACCCAGACCGGCCAGATCACCGGGACGCCGGCCTTCCTGGCCCCCGAGGTCGCCCAGGGCGTCGAGATGTCGGCGGCCAGTGACGTCTTCTCGCTCGGCGCCACGCTCTACACGTGCCTCGAGGGCGAGCCGCCGTTCGGGATGGACGTCAACGCCCTGCGGCTGCTGCACAAGGTGGCCGGCGGGGAGATCCGCCCGCCGCGGCGCGCGGGGTCCCTGGAGCGGCCGCTGATGCGGATGCTCCACCCCGACCCGGCGGCCCGGCCGGCGATGACCGACGTGCGCGACGAGCTGGCCAAGCTCGCCGCCGGCCGCGACGGCGACACCACCACGGTGCTGCTGGCCCGCACCGACCTGCGGCCGGACGCCGGGCGGACCCGCACCGCCGGGCTGGCCGCGGGCGCCCCGACGCCGCTCGCGGGCCCGGCCGCCGGGCCCGCGCCGGCTCCGCCCGGGCCGCCGGCCGCCGAGCCGCGCGCCGCCACCCGGACCGACCTGCCCGGCGCTCCCCCGCCCGCCGGCCCCCCGGCTGCGGCTGCCGGTGCGACCCCCGACCCGACCCCCGGCCCGGCCGCCCGGTCCGGGCCGCTGGTCGTGCCGCGGCGCCGACGGCGTCCGCTGGCGCTCGCCCTCCTGGCGCTCGTCGTGCTGGCCGTCGCCGGGACGCTCACCTGGCTGGGGCTGCGCCCCGACGGCGGCAGTGCCCCGCAGGCCGACGCCGGCGTCTCGTCGTCCGCGGCGCCCTCCTCGGCGGACGACGCGGCGGCGACCGAGGTGGCGGAGCCGACCCCGTCGTCCGAGCCGTCACCGGAGCCGGAGGCGCCGGTCACGCCGGAGACGGCGCCGGAGACGACCTCGGAGAGCCCGCCCCCGTCGACCGAGGCGACGACCGCGCCGCCGTCCGACCCGGCCACCGCCGCCCGGCAGACGCTGGAGCAGTACTACGCCCTGCTGCCCGACGACGCCGCCGGCGCCTACGCCCTCACCGGGCCGACCCTGCGGTCGCGGGCGAGCCTCGGCTACTACGAGGACTTCTTCGGCCGCTGGTCGGAGGTGAACCTGCTCGACGTGCGGAACGTGTCCGACCAGGGCGACCGGATCACCGCGACCACCGACGTGGAGTTCCTCGACTCCGGCGAGCGGCTGGTCGAGACCCACGCGGTCACCTTCGTGCGCGGCGCCGACGGGCAGCTGCTGATCGACCTCGACGTCGTCGCCTGA
- a CDS encoding YceI family protein: protein MARRRRTWWIVGGIVALLALGLGIGPLLYAATREDAAAAPTVQAQPSEVELAADTDGSWTVAPGSSAGYRVDEVLNGADVAVAGTTDQVTGSVLVEGGDMAAAEVIVDVASIRTDIGQRDSYFRSDIMDVATHPTATFTVPGPVDLPELTGTPVTVPVTGELTLAGTTRPVQADLAVVRTAEGVDVSGAVPVVFADFGIDAPDLGFVRVEDRGQVEFLLRLTK, encoded by the coding sequence GTGGCCCGTCGTCGCCGCACGTGGTGGATCGTCGGGGGGATCGTCGCGCTCCTCGCCCTCGGCCTCGGCATCGGGCCGCTCCTGTACGCCGCCACCCGGGAGGACGCCGCGGCCGCCCCGACGGTGCAGGCCCAGCCCTCCGAGGTCGAGCTCGCCGCCGACACCGACGGCAGCTGGACCGTCGCGCCCGGCTCGTCGGCCGGCTACCGCGTGGACGAGGTCCTCAACGGGGCGGACGTCGCCGTCGCGGGCACCACCGACCAGGTCACCGGCTCGGTCCTCGTCGAGGGCGGCGACATGGCCGCGGCGGAGGTGATCGTCGACGTCGCCAGCATCCGCACCGACATCGGCCAGCGGGACAGCTACTTCCGCTCGGACATCATGGACGTCGCGACCCACCCGACGGCCACCTTCACCGTGCCGGGGCCGGTGGACCTCCCCGAGCTGACCGGGACGCCGGTGACGGTGCCGGTCACCGGTGAGCTCACGCTGGCCGGCACGACGCGGCCGGTGCAGGCCGACCTCGCCGTCGTCCGCACGGCCGAGGGCGTGGACGTCTCCGGAGCGGTCCCGGTGGTGTTCGCGGACTTCGGCATCGACGCCCCCGACCTGGGGTTCGTGCGGGTCGAGGACCGCGGCCAGGTCGAGTTCCTGCTGCGCCTGACGAAGTGA